A single window of Montipora capricornis isolate CH-2021 chromosome 14, ASM3666992v2, whole genome shotgun sequence DNA harbors:
- the LOC138031538 gene encoding caldesmon-like — MEDYLEQKEDQERESEKASEESRDKAAKDKATAEDMRNKAMERLSETKKRAGSDLPTKKRKHNGNDTLEYLREASNTECELKKQELEFKMAQEKSSAAQQTLMLQQMKNQQEQFQTLLQMFIKQQQTQSEALLELLKKEKLILF, encoded by the coding sequence ATGGAAGACTACTTGGAACAGAAGGAAGATCAAGAGAGGGAGTCAGAGAAGGCCTCAGAGGAATCTCGGGATAAGGCGGCAAAGGACAAGGCTACAGCAGAAGACATGAGAAACAAGGCAATGGAACGtctatcagaaacaaagaaaagagctGGGTCTGATCTGccaacaaagaaaaggaaacacaaTGGAAATGACACTCTGGAATATTTGAGAGAGGCATCAAATACGGAATGTGAATTGAAAAAGCAAGAACTTGAATTTAAAATGGCACAGGAGAAGAGTTCAGCTGCCCAACAAACCCTTATGCTTCAGCAAATGAAGAATCAGCAAGAGCAATTTCAAACATTGCTTCAGATGTTCATAAAACAACAGCAAACTCAAAGCGAGGCCCTGCTTGAACTtttgaaaaaagagaaattgataTTATTTTAG